The Lacerta agilis isolate rLacAgi1 chromosome W, rLacAgi1.pri, whole genome shotgun sequence genomic sequence GATGGCTCTCCTTATCACATGGTTCAAAAAACCTCTATGAACTTTTACTTtctcataccaaagataggaatgccatccaaatctattgtcATATCCTTCTAAGTCCAGCAAATCggtattttgcaatgttatccaCTCTTTTAGCCAGCACAAGCAGGAcacttcataatacaacttcaGATCTGGTAAGGCgaagccccctctttccttcttatcaatCAACAATTTGAATTTTATCCTTGGCTTCTGTCCTTGCCAAATAAATCTTGTCaatatttttgccattctttgaattgtcctgtcCCTTTGATTATTGGAATTGTTTGGAATAGGAATAACATCCTTGGTAAGATATTCATCTTAATCGCGGCTATTCTTCCACTAAAGGATAATTTAAATGTGGTCCACACTTCTAGATCTTTCTTAATCTCCTTCCAAACTGGTTGGTAGTTATCTTcgaataaattaatatttttaggagttaaccagattcccagatacttGACTTTCTTTGTTACTGCTATGCCGGTTTTTTGTTCTATTTCCTctattctctctttctccatattCTTCACCATCATCTTCGTCTTGGTtttgttcaatttaaatcctgcaaGTTGTCCAAATTTCTCCAACTCCTCCAACACTTTCGGGACGCTGCTCTGGGGTTCTTCTACTGTTATtaccaaatcgtctgcaaaggcttttAGCTTGAATTCTTTTGCACCTACCTTAATTCTTCTTACTTCCGGACATTCTCTCAATCTTTTAGCTAAAACCTCCAGGACCattataaaaagtaaaggtgACAGCGGACAACCTTGTCTGGTGCCTTTCGTTATTTCAAAACTTTCGGTTATTTCATTATTCACTATTAATTTTGCCTTTTGATCCGAATATATTGATTCAATTCCTCTCATGAAGGATCCCTCTATTCCCATTCCCTCCATACTTTTCTTCATAAattgccaagaaatattatcaaaagctttttctgcatcaacaaacattaATACTGCCGGTTTAtcattcctggtttccagataTTCTATTACATCAACAATGTGTCTAACGTTATCTTTTAACTGTCGACCAGGAAGAAAGCCGGCTTGATCCTTATGAATTATTTCATTCAAGATTCCCTTCAATCTTGCTGCCATAATGTCTGCAAAAAGCTTGTAGTCATTATTCAATAatgaaattggacgataattctTGACATTTAGTCGGTCTGTATCCTGTTTAGGTATTAGAGTTATGTATGCTTCTTTCCACGTATTTGGGATCTTTCCTCCTTTCAAAATGTTGTCGATTACTTCTTTCAGCACCGGAGTCAGTTGCTCGCTGaggattttgtaatattttgcagaTAGTCCATCTGGTCCCACAATAAAAGTTtgtagaagttctgcgttcggctgatttctcatgagcaacgaCTGAATGTCCTTACAGGTTTGTACAACCAATCAGATTCCTGCAGGATTTACTGATGCAAGGAGATGACACTGAGATGGCTCTGTGTAAGATATGGAGGAGGGGGCTATTCTGCAGCAGGTTCtacagatggggtggggggttctaAAGTGGCTGTGAAGGAGAATAAATTAGAGGACACCTAAATATAGATATATGGGCAGGGAGGAGTGGCTCAAATAATTCATAATACCTCTACCCTTTCAGTGTCAAAATTGGCATTCCCAGGACAGCTTGCAAAGAGAACaaaaaagtactttaaaaagtAATCGAACCAAGCACATTATAGAACAATCCCTGGGCCAAAAAAATTCTGCTGCAGCTTCAAAGAATTAAAATATTgagaaaagaagcaattaaaatgattgaaaatgtttgaaaatgggAAAGAGCTTCACCTGCAACTGAAATTACAACAAAACGGGTGGCAAGCAAGACTCCCTGTTTGTTATTTAAACCAAAACCGCAGCTGAACACAGAGGTAATGACCTAGAACTAGAAGCTTGAGAACCGAGTTTAGCAAGACTTCCTGGAGCTCCCAAGAAACCTCTTTCAGGTGAAGCTACATGACAGGAGAACCACGGAAGCAAGCAGTGGGGTAGGACAAACCTTGCCATGCAGGGGGAGGCACTCCTCCAACGGGCTCTCAAAGTTCCAGGTGTCCATCGGAACCTCCACCTCTCCCAAGAAAGTGTTCCGGCCAAAACAGTCGTGGTGCCAGACAGAGAACTGCAAGGTCCTTGTCAGCAGGAGGGCCTTGCTGATCTCATActgcaagaaaataaaagagagagaatgcataTTTAGCAAGAATAGCTTCCACAGAGGGGCACAACATAGACAAGCCTGGCTAGCCTCCTGCCCACAACTCTCAGACACCTTGAGCAGCTTGTTGTACAGTGTTCCGTTTGATGGTGGTTTTCCGCTTCCTTGAGCGGGATTTGTCTGGGAGGAGGTATGTCTTCACATACCTGCAAGAGACAAAACATGTAGGTTTACACCTTGCCCAGTTATCTCCCTTTCCTTCCATGGTCTCACACACCTCTGTTTAATGGTGATGAGACTGGCGAAGCAGGCAGCTTTGGATAAAGTGGTCGTGCAATTGCATTGGTATGCTGAGAGGAGGGTTATATCCACACAGTGAGTCCTTACAAAAAACAACTATTTGCTGAGGgccaccccccccaaaccccactttTTTAGATAGTTCACACTGGTGTGTGAAACACTTCAACTACAGATTGCAGCCCTCCTCATGATTACTCTTAATGTAGTGCATTGGGCTAAAATTGTGGAAACCAGAGTTAAAACCCCTGCAGCCTCAGCCATGAAAatcactaggtgaccttgaatCACTCACCATCTCAGCCCAAACTATTTTGCTAAAAATGGGGCAAGGGGTGGAGAAGAAGGAGAGAACACGGTTAGCTGTCCttggaggaatggcaggataaaaaATGTGATAAATCCTTAAATTCAAATTGGCAtattgtcacggagacaagcctggatcgggagaggagcgtgggaggaggatcagtgagggaaagcagcaaaacagacaggcagggggagggggcgaggtatagagaaccgggcccattaatctcaacagatacgtccgacgatgatgacagcaatctcttagaggtatcgccagaagaaagggggagtgctgacgtcagtaataaacagggggaggggagcaaaagcgagAGGAAGaaattcacgc encodes the following:
- the LOC117039796 gene encoding LOW QUALITY PROTEIN: synaptotagmin-like protein 4 (The sequence of the model RefSeq protein was modified relative to this genomic sequence to represent the inferred CDS: inserted 2 bases in 1 codon), with the translated sequence MEGKGDNWARCKPTCFVSCRYVKTYLLPDKSRSRKRKTTIKRNTXYNKLLKYEISKALLLTRTLQFSVWHHDCFGRNTFLGEVEVPMDTWNFESPLEECLPLHGKNAADSSASPQYKGELVVSLKFIPPAKHANAGSGRKGKKEDGGELQVWIKEAKNLTAAKSGGTSDSFVKG